In Cryptomeria japonica chromosome 10, Sugi_1.0, whole genome shotgun sequence, a genomic segment contains:
- the LOC131072581 gene encoding thioredoxin-like 2-1, chloroplastic isoform X2, translated as MAQLLTTLHSCAINPPSLSSPNSVHKVGLTHYNLSCVFETRNSLGKSIAASPRPVTSKRLRRQIGCSASNSSGGKKGNVIEVEDGEELEKYIQDAGDKLVVVDVSTTTCGPCKLIYPKVVNMSIEYPDTLFYKINGDKSSSTRVDGRYLKRNGRKEYAYFVTLEQQRWSSILSWNAWHTVASVSFTKTF; from the exons ATGGCTCAATTACTCACCACTCTCCACTCCTGTGCAATCAATCCTCCAAGCCTTTCAAGTCCGAATTCTGTCCATAAAGTAGGCCTCACTCATTACAATCTGTCCTGTGTGTTTGAAACCAGAAATTCTCTAGGTAAATCAATTGCTGCCTCTCCCAGGCCAGTTACATCCAAGAGATTGCGGAGACAAATCGGCTGTTCTGCAAGCAACAGCAGTGGTGGGAAGAAAGGAAATGTGATTGAAGTTGAGGATG GTGAGGAGCTAGAGAAATACATTCAAGATGCAGGAGATAAGCTG GTAGTGGTTGATGTTTCAACTACAACCTGTGGACCTTGTAAGCTTATATATCCGAAAGTGGTGAATATGAGCATCGAGTATCCAGATACTTTATTTTATAAAATCAATGGAGACAAAAGCAGCAGCACTAGG GTAGATGGAAGGTACCTAAAGAGGAATGGGAGAAAAGAATATGCCTATTTTGTAACACTGGAGCAGCAGAGATGGAGCAGCATTTTGTCATGGAATGCCTGGCATACAGTGGCATCTGTGTCATTTACAAAGACATTTTGA